TAGTATCTAATAGTTAGCCTTCCTGCATTCAGATTGCAGGAGAAACTTACGAACTTGGAAAATGAAAATCATGTTCTAAGGCAAAAGGCATTTAGCATTACTCCAAAACCGCTGCCTGAGGTTCTTTCCTTTATGCTCACTCTAATTTTCATGCCTTGTATTTGTCACACTGCTATTTTGGTCCCAGCACCTCTATTTTTTCTTAGTGATATTTGTAACGGTAAGTTTGAGTACTAACCTAGCTGCATTGTCATTTTGGTTAGTTAACTGACTTGTTTCCCTGAATACAGAAATTTTCTAACTCGATTGGTCATACGAACAGCGAGCAGAAGCGCACATTTGTAAGATTTCTTTTGATTCAAGTTGGATACCTCCAGTGTTTTATACTCTTTTTCTAACTGCTTGAAACTGTCAAACCTAAAATTGTAGGAAACTCCACCAACAACAAAATATCTGTCTCCTGTTCAACATAGTACTGGGTCAAGGAGGGCAAGGTTGCCTGTTGAAAGGCATGAGGTGAATTCAGCACTGTTCTTAATCTGACTGTTCTTCTTTTCATATGGAATTCAGTTGATGCCTTCAGAGATAAGATTGCTTATAGTTTGTTCAGGATTCTGTGGTATTCATGTAAGAATTTAGTTCTGAGCTATTTTAGTGATGGTATTGTTTCTTGCAGGGAAACCATGAAATCCTGTTAAGTTGCATAAAGGAAAATTTAGGGTTcaaggatggcaaaccagttgctgcATGTATCATCTACAGATGCCTTCTACATTGGCGTGCTTTTGAATCAGAGAGGACTGCTATTTTTGATCATGTAATTGAAGCCATAAACGATGTTCTCAAGGTAAAATCGTTCGAAGACCCCATTTGTTTTGCTATTCGCAACAGACATTTCATTTGTGGAAGCCAATAGGTTTAATATTCTTATTTTTGTTCCTATTCCAGGCAAAGGAAGCAGATGGTAGATTACCTTATTGGTTGTCCAATACTTCTGCACTGCTGTGCCTTCTGCAGAAGAATCTACGGTCAAATGGATTTTTTGGTACACCATCTCGCCGCTCTGCTGGAGGGCTAGGTGGGAAGTTAGCCCAAGTAAGGAACTGAGCTTGCCAGTCAATTTTGCTCTGAAAGCTAGTATATGCTGAAGAATCCTTTTGGAACTGAGTGTTATTGGGTATGGTCACAGTTATGCAAGAATATAGATTACATATAATTTGCAAAATCATGGGTACGCTTTCTTAAATTACACATGGAAACATAGATATCAAGTGATGCATAACCACAGCCAtaaatattgtactccctccgtcccataatgtaagatgttttttgacactagagtagtgtcaaaaaacttcctacattatgggacggagggagtaaatgttAGCACTACTAAACTAGTCAATCTTTGTAGTTTTTCTTGCAAATCTCTGTAAAATAGAATAACAACGTTCTTTCTCCCTGACACTGAGATTGCTTCAATAGCTTGCAGGGCGTGGTGATACTGCACAAGTGGATGCTAGGTATCCAGCCATACTATTCAAACAGCAGCTAACAGCATGTGTCGAAAAGATCTTTGGGCAGCTAAGGGATAATCTAAAAAAGGAAATATCACCTCTTCTCAGTCTTTGCATTCAGGTATATACCTTCCTCTCTTTTGTGATTTGGTTACAGACAGCATTGTACAACTGGATCATTTTTGTATCCTTTGAAAAATCGCACGTCAGGCTCCAAAATCAACACGCCCTGGAAAAGCTCCCAAAGCACCAGGGGTTAGTGCTCAACAGCCATCGAACTCCCACTGGGACAACATTGTCAGTTTCCTAAATTTGCTTATGGATACTCTGCGTGAAAATCATGTAAGCCTTTCATTTAACTCTTCTTATTTTGGCACAACTCTCCACTAGAAAGGATTCGATAGCTTTATCCAAGTGATTCTAGTAACCTTATATGTTTGTGCTGCAGGTGCCATCGTTCTTTATACGTAAGCTGATCACTCAGTTATTCTCCTTCGTCAACATACAACTTTTCAACAGGTAGCTCCTTCTATTATAATTTGAGTACTTGGGTATCTGTGTCTTAATAATATGCAAGCAACACACATGATAGCCAGTGCCATGTGTTGCGACAGTGATCCTCTAAGATTAGTTGACAAACAATACAACTCTTCAACGAATGGTAAAATCTTGTTCCTTTTATTTGCGAATAGATCACTGTAGCTATAATTCTGGGTCGAGGAAAGGGTCTATATGTGACGGAACAAATAGGATTCTTTGGGTTAAAAAATTGTAGGTAATGGGACACTGACACTTCAGAAAATGCTTTGTCAGTATGGTACAGATAAGGGACCAGCAGAATAATGAGATTCTACTTCACTTTCAGTCATACTAACAATTTTTTTGTGCCATCAGTCTTCTTCTTCGGCGTGAATGTTGTACATTCTCCAATGGAGAATATGTTAAAGCTGGACTGTCATTGCTGGAGAAATGGATTACTGATGTCTCTGAGGAGGTAAGTTGTGCTAGTTCTACATTCTGCTTGTCTGGTTGGCATATAATTCAGGAAGTGGACTACGAGAAACCCTGACAATCTGGCTCCGCTCGTTTCATGTCCAATAATATTGTTTCATTTTTCCTGTTATATCTCGTCTTTTGGAAAAAGTAACACCTGGAAATTATCACTTTCTGTGTGGCTACTTATTTTCTGTTCTGTTCTTCACAAATTTATTATCCGTTTTACTTTTAGTTTGCAGGAACTTCTTGGCATGAGCTTAATTATATTAGACAAGCTGTCGGATTTTTGGTAATTGCTTGTGCAAGATGCACTTTCTCCGTGTCATTTCTGTTGCATCTTCTATGCCTTGGGGTATTTCTCACTGATTACATAATGTAGGTTATACACCAAAAAAGGAAAAAGACACTTGAGGAGATCAGTCAAGATCTCTGCCCGGTAATTCTGTGTACAGCTTCTGTTTTTGCAGTTAGCCATCATTTTGTTGCAGACTGTAACCAGCCCTTTTCACGTGTAGTCCTTGAGCCTTAGGCAAATCTACAGGATATGCTCAATGTACTGGGACGACAAGTACAATACCCAGGGAATATCAAATGAGGTATGCACTTTTAGCTTTGGACCTTTCGTCTTTTAGATTTTGTCTTGCGTTATTTGTCTTGAAAATGTTACAATTTTACAGGTTGTTGCTGCAATGCGGGAGATGGTCAACAAAGATACTCAGAACCTCGCGTCAAATTCCTTTTTGTTGGATGATGATTTAAGGTAGCTATAATTTTGTTGGTAGTTAGCTTAACACACTGTAGAAAATGCTCCTTCCAAAGTTTCGTGTTCTGTTTGTAGAGTGTGGAGTATGTTTATGTGGTTGCCGATTTTGCACTTACATTTGATGCTTGTTTGGTGCAGCATACCGTTTTCGACCGAGGATTTATCGATCGCCATCCCAGCGATAGATTATGCGGATGTGGAGCTGCCGGAATCTCTTCATCACTATCCATCTGCGCAGTTTCTACTGACGGCATCATGACCCACTCCCTGTGTAATAGAACAATGAGGTTTGGGCTGCCGTGAGGATCAGTTAATCCCCAGATTTTTATGGGGTTGCACCCCTTCAGCAATGTTGTACTCTGTTTAGGTTTTTAGAGCAAATTTGATCTAGTGTGGAAGAGGGGTGGTAGGTCAGGTATGCAGTTCCAAAGCAACAATTGTTGCTAGACGCCGAACGGCCCTGGATTCGTGGTGTCCAGTTGTCTTGGCTATCTATGTTGTACAAAGAATACTGTAGAAATGCGAAGCAGTTGCCCAAAATTGATTACATCTGTGGCAAAAAAGTCCTGTTTGGTGCAGAACATGTTTCGCACTCGTAATCAGATGCTTTCTAATCTCTGCAAAAGTGATAGTTGAAAGCATTAGCTATGGGAGTGGTTGAACTTGTATTTTTTAAAAGGAACGTCTCAGATAgcaaatcaagaaagaacacccatcgTTTTGGCCTGGAAAAAAAATTCTGTACGTTACCTTCTGCTCTTGGGATACAAATACAATCACCAAGAAAAGAAGCAACCACCAGATTACACATCCTGGTTCTTTCAATTATGTACACTTTGAACAATCCTGTTATAGTCCCTGTACCAAACAATCCGCTGCAGATGATTCATTTTTCAAAAGGAACGTCTcaatcaagaaagaacacccatcgTTTGGGCCTGGAAAAAGAATTCTGTACTAACACCTTTTGCTCTTGGGATACAAATACAATcaccaagaaaagaaaaaaaatcaatcaACCAACAGATTACACATCGTGGTTCTTTCAATTATGTACACTTTGAACAAACAAAAATCTCGCGCATGCGGGCCATTGTTGCTCACGCCCCTCTGTCCCTCCTCTGCGTCGGCGAGCCGCGGCTCTCTTTCCCCGCCACGGAGCTCGCGTACTTGGGCGCCGCGCTCTCCGTGTGCACGGCCGAGCGCTGGCATTTCTTCCTGGCCGCTGCCGCCGGGCTAATGCCGCTGTCCTTGGCTTCCTCGCCGTCCTCTGCGGCCTTGTCGGCGACGACCTTGGCTGCCGGCGACGGCTCTGACGGCGCGGTGTAGACGAACAGCCCGGCGGGCACGTCGCGGGACATGCGCATGAGCGGCTCGAGCGAGTCGACGACCTCGCGCATGGTGGGCCGGTTCTTGGGCACGCTGTGCAGGCAGTTGTACGCGACGGTGGCGGCCTTGGCGGCGGCCTCGGCGGAGTAGCTGCCCTCGAGGCTGGGGTCCATGACGCGGTGCAGCTTGTCCGGCCGCCgcaggtaggggcgcgcccagtcgACGAGGTTCTGCTCGCGGCCCCGGCGGCGCTTGTCGACGCTCCGGCGGCCCGTGAGCAGCTCAAGCAGCACCAccccgaagctgtacacgtcgctcCTCGCCGTGAGGTGGCCCGTGAGGATGTACTCCGGCGCCGCATAGCCGTGCGTGCCCATGACGCGCGTCGACACGTGCGTGTCGTCCCCCGACGGGCCCTCCTTCGCCAGCCCGAAGTCCGACAGCTTCGCCGTGTAGTCCTGCAATACATAGGCACATACAGAGTCAGAATCACCGGTCGGTCGACGTACGTGTACTGGTTAATAGTAATATACACGTGAAGTGCGTGCACGGTTGTTTAGGTGGATGTGTACCGAACTGTTGTGTGTATTTGACATTTGTACTACGTGGTTATCTTATCTGGGGTGTCAAGTAAAGTGGCTGGGTTAGGTTATCATACTAGATGTATACTAGGTGTAGGTGTGGTTGATTTAAACATGTTCGACTATGTTGGCCAGCTCCTGCTACAGTTTGTGCGTTCTAGCTGGTGCTAATATAGCTAGGAGAATTAATTAAGAACACGAAGAGGCCAATTTTGTATTATCCTCAAGGGCACGTTTCCTACCTCCTCTCAATGACAGGGACATTGATGCTTGTCTGATTCCGTCCGAGGCATAGCCAATTGAGACAATTCAACCGGGAAAAAAGATTACTGGTTCCACGCATATTCAAATTGTGGTTGTTAGTGGCTAACAGTAATTAAGTACTACCAATAGAGATTAAGTCCATGGCTTTGCCCGTTCAACGGATCAAAGTCTCCGAGACATCATCATTAGAGAAATATAAACCGACAGAGATCGGCCAACTAGCAGGTTTTAAAACGTGCTGGCACGTACGCGCGCAGAAATGGGATACGGAGACGGTCGTCATATCAAATCGTATATGCTGGGGGGCGCCGACGAACTAGTCGTGCGTGCGTGTACACGGGAAATGGAGGTATGAACGTGAACGGGATATGATATGCCCGCCGGAGTTGGTAGGGATGGCGGAGTGCTACTCACCGATTCGAGCAGGATGTTGGAGGCCTTGAAGTCCCTGTAGATGACCGGCGTCTCCGCCTCGTGCAGGAACGCCAGCCCCTTGGCCGCCCCCACCGCGATCTTCAGCCTCGTCGCCCACGGCAAGCTCGCCAGCAGATCTGCAAAACCATCCCAGATCAGTAACCATGTCGGCGTGATCAATCATCGAAGAATTGTGTGGTGCGTGCGTGAATGGATGCTGGCGCTTACTCTTGAAGAGGTGGTGCTCGAGGCTGCCCCGGGCCATGTACTCGTAGACGAGCATGCGGTGGTGCTCCTGGTAGCAGTAGCCGACGAGCTTCACCAGGTGCGGGTGGCTGAGCTGCATGCCGAGGTAGACCACCTCGGCGAGCCACTCGCGGTGGCCCTGCGGGCCCTCGGCGTCCAGGTACTTGACGGCCACGTGCTGCGGCTGCATCCCCGGCACCACCTTGTCGTCGAGGAAGCCCTTGTAGACCGGCCCGAACCCGCCCTCCCCGATGAAGTGGCTGCCGGAGAAGTTGCGCGTGGCGGCCCGCAGCTCGGCGACGGTGAACGCGTGCATCCCCGACGAGGCCAGCGTGCGGGACAGGTCGTCGAAGGAGAGCGTCCGCAGCCGCGCCGTCGCGCTCGGCGCCCGCCGCATCGACTTCTTCTTGCCCTTCCTGGTGGGCGGCCTCGACGGCGCCGTGGCCTTGGCCGTGGCCGTGGTCGCCTCGTCgccgtccgccaccgccgccgggtcCGTGGCGCCGCCGCGCGGGTGGAAGCAGCCCATCAGGAACGCCCTCATGGTGCCGATGGAGGTCGAGTGGTTCCTTCCTTGGCGATCGAGTGAAACGAACTGATTCCTTTCGTTCTTGGAATGGGGATCGGGAATGGAATGGATGACGGGTTGACAAGATGGGTCGAGGTGCGGTGTGGAGGGTGGGTGGGGCGCGTGCGCGTATATATAGCGAGGTGCTGGGTTGGTCGGATGGCGCCATGGATGGATCGGGTCGTGGTCACGGGGGAGGTAGCCCAGGCGGAGGCGCGGGCGGGTGTAAACGGAACGGTCCGATGGTTTGACCTGGCCGGAGCAACGCGGCGCGGTAAAACGAATCTGCGTGGTTTGCGCGGCCGGTGACGTTGATGATAGGTTGATGGTGATTTTGCTCCGGCGAGTTGGGCATTGTGTGCCGGCTTGGGTTAAAGGTGAATGCGACTAGCTCGCTAGCTGTAGGAAAAAATGATCCGGAATGCAGCTGGCTGCTGGCCGGCGCCTGACGTGTGTACGTATGACAATGACGCGTGTGGACTCTAGCTCATGTAGTACTTGTCTGTGCAAGTATACTGTAGCTCATGTAGTACTTGTCTGTGCAAGTATACTGCAGTTTCGTGGTCGAAATATGTACAACCGGCCAGTACTATGACAAGGATATGGATGTACGTACGTACGTGTCGCGCTGTGATGCACACTGTAGCCAATTTTACCACCTGCTACTATTGTTTTGCTGGTAGCATTTCTTTTCCATCACTGCATCTTCGGATGGCTGGTGAGGTAACTGGCAACGTCAGTTCAACGGAGCAGTTGAGGAACGAATACATTTAGCTAGCATTTGAGATGGAGAAATTAACAGTTTAATACGAGTactttgaggatgatgatgatggaagaaGCTGCCCGCGTTGTTACGTGTCGCTGTCAGGGTGCGCGCGGGTGGGAACTCTCGCGGGTGCCTCTCGCTTTTGGAAAGGAAGCGTTTGGCCGGCTACATACGAGTACTATGCTAAGGTGTTTTGCTATGGTAGCTATAGCTCTGCTCTGCATCCTCGTCTCATGGCCATTGTAAGATGGCGACGCACCCACCCACCATTCTCAAGAGGCTTCTCTCACTGACGTCTGACAAGACCAGTTCGCGCCCGCGTACGTCCGTACGTAGGAACGCTTCTGCTCTTAATTAATTCTCAACGACTACCGGGATTCACTTTGGCTCCTGGGTGCATATCCTCCCTAATaaacagtaaattcaaaataaatagtaaataaaattaaaaaaattctgatttttttcacaGATGTTCTTGTTAGTGCAACAAATGTGATTGCTAATTTTCATGCGAAATGGGATGACGGTGCTTCGTCGgtgaaaaaaacaaaaataagtgTAATATTTGGAGGTAATATTTATCGTTCGACTTGATTTTTTGTTTGCACAGATCAAAATACTTAAGCTTTCCTACTAAAAATTTACAGGTAGCGTTTCTGGTGTGACAATGATCACATGATCACatctattttttttcaaaactttttgACATTTGAAAATTAACATTTTTGACGGGCTCCCAAGAGCCGAATTGGATTTTCGTTAAAGTTGTAAATGCTAAAATTGAGATACTTGTTTTGGGGATGGAGAAAGTAGTGTGTATGGTTCTGTTGAAACTTGGCTGTCCTAGGTTCAACTGATTAGCCTTAGTAGGAGGCGGCGGCTTTAGCTCGCTAGCTCTTCTATCGTTTTGCACTAGGATGCCTTTTTTTATGCTGTCTCTTCTGTTGCCTTCTGATAGTGGAACCTGACCCTTTTTCTGAGATCGTAAGGAAAGAAAATGCTATCGTATGGTGCGTGTGTATGGACCTGGCAGTTAATTAACTTTTGCAGCACGATCCTTATTCCTTCCTTTCCCTTAGACTGCAATTAATTAACTAAGCACATGTATGTACAGCCCGATCAGTCGATCAGGTGGTGGCTCCTACTACTACTACCAGTGTAGACGGAACCCGGATTTGACCAATTAACTTAAGCAGTCATTTTGTCAAAGCGGTACATTATGTTGCTGCGGAAGGCCAGGCGAAAGCGCACAACCTTCGTTGCCTCGTTCGACCGGACTATGCGTGCTTGTTGTCGGAGATCAACGGTCTTGTTGCCCAAATGCAGATGGATTTACGCACGTTTGGGTAGGACTCTCTTGCTCGAGCAGAGCACGTAGCAagcaatatgcatgcatgcatgcggcgaTGACGTGGCactatgcaaatgcaatgcgcgtGCGTGACGTACGTCCCAGAGGGAAGGGAACCGTCCGTCCATAGATTGACTCCCAAGAAAAGGCAGCTAGCTGCTCTCTCTTGGTCagatctttttttttttgaaacaagccAAATAAAGACTTGCCATTTCATCATTGATTAAGGGAGAAAGTTTTAGATAAAAACCGCAAAGCGGCAAATAAAAGGACTAATCTCGCGGCATTACAACACCCAAATATTTCGCTCCAGCCAAAGCCCAAAGTACCACCTCCTGTTTGATTTTGTTGATGATGACCATGAAAGGGGCCGCCGAGTTGCGGAAGACTCTGGCATTGCGCTCCGACCAAACCTCCCAAGAGATGAGCTTCGTGAGGGAGGCCAACGCCTTGGGCGAGCCGAGACGGATCTGAAGGTTGCCATTCTACCATTCTCTGACCGAAGCCCTCGTCACCCAAGTAGACGTGGTGATGTGATGCATGCCGAGCCTTGGGAGGACGTCATTCCAAATGCACATGGTGTAGCGGCACTGGAAGAGTAGATGAGTCGCGGTTTCGTGGGTTTGCTTGCACAGAGGGCATAGACCGCAATTAGGCCAACCACGGCGGCTCAAGCGGTCCGAAGTCCAAATCCTATCTTGAAGAACAAGCCAAGCAAAAAAAAAAACTTGCACCAAGGGGGCGCCCACCGTCCACACTGAATGGACAAGGTCCGAGGTGGTGAGGCCTTCAAATTAAGCCTTGTAAGCCGAGGATGCAGAATATACCCCATCTTTGGTGAACTTCCATATAATCGAGTCTTCAACGTCGTCATCGAGGGCCACTGTTATTAGTTTGTCCCAAAGGTTAGCAAACTGTTGGATGTGCTCAAGGGAGAGGCCATTTGAGATGTCAATATTCGCAATCCATTGGTTGTTGGCCATAGCTTGCTGAACCGAGgagtttttcttgtgagagagatCGTAGAGACAGGGGAGCGATGTCACGAGGGCACAATCCTCCTAGCCAAGATGAATTCCAGAACCTTGTTGTCCTTCCATTTCCCACGGTGACCGTAGTGGCCGCTGCAAAGAAATGGCGGTCGTCTTCCGTGCACGGCACTCAtgccaatccatggcttgctcttaTCTTTCCACTCAAACCATAACCATCGAAGTCTCAGGGCCTTAGCAAATTTGTTCAGATTGAGCACTCCAAGCCGCCCTTGTTCTTTGGTTTGCAAACGAGGTcccggtttaccttgcatttccCTCCGAAAACCTTGTCCATGCTGGTTCAAAGACATGCAAGGCGGATGCTATCAATTTTCGGAAGGACTTCCACCGGGATGTCAAGAGGAGTGAGATAATATATTGTGATAGCCGCTAGAAGAGCCTTGACAAGAACCGTTCAACCTGCAGCAGCCACATGTCTTCCTTGCTCTTGGTCAGATTAATTTTGCTTCTGGGCTACTATTCGCCTTCTTTGAAGAAAAAAGAGCTTTTGCCCCTGAATGCCGATCATTTCCATGAAACTGAGTAAGCAAAACATATCTATGGTTACTTAGCGTGCTGGATAAAGCTCAACTGCATGTATGGTAGGTTTATCCGGCCGGACTTGTCAAAGATTTGAATGTGTCTTTCAATTGGTCTTTCTCTGTTCTAGTAGCACCGTCGAAATTTAGATCCAGTGCGCACGCAAAGATTTGCCTTTTCCGGTCATGCAACTTTTCACCACCCGATCGATTTTGTATGTTCTACTGCGTCTACTAAATACTAGTTGTTCCCTGGAAACAAACAAGTCGTCAGGACATTCTAATTAACTACCGAGACGAGACGAGAAGCGACCAATTCATTCACATCTACACGTCTTTTGATTTGTCAGCCaaccgatcgatcgatcgatggagGTCAATAGAAGGCACGACTGCGACAGTTCTTTCTGGCAGTGTCGGACAACGAAATTGTG
Above is a window of Triticum aestivum cultivar Chinese Spring chromosome 6B, IWGSC CS RefSeq v2.1, whole genome shotgun sequence DNA encoding:
- the LOC123138487 gene encoding serine/threonine-protein kinase RIPK produces the protein MRAFLMGCFHPRGGATDPAAVADGDEATTATAKATAPSRPPTRKGKKKSMRRAPSATARLRTLSFDDLSRTLASSGMHAFTVAELRAATRNFSGSHFIGEGGFGPVYKGFLDDKVVPGMQPQHVAVKYLDAEGPQGHREWLAEVVYLGMQLSHPHLVKLVGYCYQEHHRMLVYEYMARGSLEHHLFKNLLASLPWATRLKIAVGAAKGLAFLHEAETPVIYRDFKASNILLESDYTAKLSDFGLAKEGPSGDDTHVSTRVMGTHGYAAPEYILTGHLTARSDVYSFGVVLLELLTGRRSVDKRRRGREQNLVDWARPYLRRPDKLHRVMDPSLEGSYSAEAAAKAATVAYNCLHSVPKNRPTMREVVDSLEPLMRMSRDVPAGLFVYTAPSEPSPAAKVVADKAAEDGEEAKDSGISPAAAARKKCQRSAVHTESAAPKYASSVAGKESRGSPTQRRDRGA